In a single window of the Hydrogenobaculum sp. 3684 genome:
- a CDS encoding PBP1A family penicillin-binding protein, with protein sequence MKNILSFLGFFIVVVFVLLGVYVYSVSIGLPDVRALENWHPPEASMVYDSNGKLIGTIGAQNRIYVTIDKIPKIVQDAFVSAEDKTFYHNIGIDPTSIIRALIVDLEKGKAVEGGSTITQQLAKNLFLTPKKTISRKIKEAILAIEITHTFPKSKILEMYLNQIYLGHGAFGVEAASETYFGKHVWQLSLDEAALLAGLPRAPTKYDPYINPNLALQRRNYVLYRMYKDGYITKEEYLKASQKPIVLNKHTNPITNSDYFVSFLKDYMYRNFPDLIYQGGLKIYTTLNETLQQAAENAVRNQILYISKLEHYPVLPWSITDTIAKFKAQKIDLKKSRYYIGFVKSIKNNQANIDINGTEVTAKIFPGINAGEYVMVELSRTTSMPRSTSMPRPNNGFNAKIIPQLQSALVSMNVHNGAILALVGGYSYQLSSYNRAVYALRQTGSAIKPIVYLSALMKGYTQITEIDATPHAYKDPSAPGGFWTPRNYEGESFTTITLRRALAYSVNTASVNLLAQVGFDLPISLAAKVGIKLPPYYSMVLGSTSVTPLQLTNMYQAFANLGTYCEPYFITKIVNSQNQVVYIGHPVCYNVFPAPYDRVLISMLEYVVKVGTGYAAHVLGPYIAGKTGTTNHYDDAWFEGFSSDVVTGVWTGFDIRKRIGHNMAGAAASLPTWINYMKEALSIYPEKPFPLPDGVEYVEIDPKTHLRATPSCPGEPILFVKGTAPETTCQNVSLPVLQSLNPNQPQNPGSPLQPLNNNSSQSQFAQPNSQPSQGTASPAKPSTNPSSKNPNSILPKIIQEINKETNKIDNETKNIDKELNNAR encoded by the coding sequence ATGAAAAACATACTTTCTTTTTTAGGTTTTTTTATAGTTGTTGTATTTGTGCTTTTAGGAGTATATGTTTATAGCGTAAGTATTGGGCTTCCAGATGTTAGAGCTTTAGAGAATTGGCATCCGCCGGAAGCGTCAATGGTGTATGACTCAAACGGTAAACTTATAGGTACGATAGGAGCTCAGAATAGGATTTATGTAACAATAGACAAAATACCTAAAATAGTTCAAGATGCTTTTGTTTCTGCTGAAGATAAGACTTTTTATCACAACATAGGAATAGACCCAACAAGTATAATAAGGGCTTTAATAGTAGATTTAGAAAAGGGAAAGGCTGTAGAAGGCGGAAGCACTATAACCCAGCAACTGGCGAAAAACCTTTTCCTTACCCCTAAGAAGACAATATCAAGGAAGATAAAAGAAGCAATCCTTGCTATAGAGATAACTCATACTTTTCCCAAAAGCAAAATACTTGAAATGTATCTCAACCAGATATATTTGGGGCATGGTGCCTTTGGTGTAGAAGCTGCATCGGAAACTTACTTTGGAAAACACGTTTGGCAACTAAGCCTTGATGAAGCTGCTCTTTTGGCAGGGCTTCCTAGGGCTCCTACAAAGTATGATCCATATATAAATCCAAACTTGGCTCTTCAGAGAAGAAACTACGTTTTGTATAGAATGTATAAAGATGGCTATATTACGAAAGAAGAGTACCTTAAAGCCTCTCAGAAACCTATTGTTTTAAACAAACATACAAACCCCATCACCAATAGCGATTATTTCGTTAGTTTTTTAAAAGATTATATGTATAGAAATTTTCCCGATCTTATTTATCAAGGTGGATTAAAAATTTATACCACTTTAAATGAAACGCTTCAGCAAGCAGCGGAAAATGCTGTTAGAAACCAAATATTGTATATATCTAAACTAGAACATTATCCAGTTCTACCTTGGTCTATTACCGATACTATAGCAAAATTTAAGGCTCAAAAAATAGATCTTAAGAAATCCAGGTATTATATAGGTTTTGTTAAAAGCATAAAAAATAATCAGGCAAATATAGATATAAACGGCACAGAGGTCACAGCTAAAATTTTCCCCGGTATAAACGCTGGCGAGTACGTAATGGTAGAACTTTCACGCACCACAAGTATGCCACGATCTACAAGTATGCCACGCCCCAATAACGGATTTAATGCAAAGATAATACCACAGCTTCAATCGGCTTTGGTTAGCATGAACGTGCACAACGGTGCTATATTGGCTTTGGTGGGTGGGTACTCTTATCAGCTTTCTTCTTACAATAGAGCAGTTTATGCTTTAAGACAGACTGGTTCTGCTATAAAACCTATAGTTTATCTATCAGCCTTGATGAAAGGCTATACTCAGATAACCGAGATAGACGCTACGCCTCATGCTTATAAAGATCCGTCTGCCCCTGGTGGATTTTGGACACCTAGAAATTATGAGGGAGAGAGTTTTACTACAATTACCTTGAGAAGGGCTTTGGCTTACAGCGTTAATACTGCGAGTGTTAATCTTTTGGCCCAGGTGGGTTTTGATCTACCGATATCTTTAGCAGCAAAGGTGGGTATAAAACTTCCTCCTTATTATTCTATGGTGCTTGGTAGCACAAGCGTTACTCCGCTTCAACTTACAAACATGTATCAAGCTTTTGCCAACTTAGGAACTTATTGTGAACCGTATTTTATAACAAAGATAGTAAACTCTCAAAACCAAGTGGTATATATAGGTCATCCAGTTTGCTACAACGTATTTCCAGCTCCTTACGATAGGGTCTTGATATCTATGTTAGAATACGTGGTAAAAGTGGGGACTGGCTATGCTGCCCATGTGTTGGGACCTTATATAGCTGGTAAGACAGGTACTACAAACCATTACGACGATGCTTGGTTTGAAGGCTTTTCCTCTGATGTAGTAACTGGTGTTTGGACTGGGTTTGATATAAGAAAAAGAATAGGTCACAATATGGCTGGTGCTGCAGCATCGCTTCCTACTTGGATAAACTATATGAAAGAAGCACTAAGCATATATCCGGAAAAGCCGTTTCCTTTACCAGATGGGGTAGAGTATGTGGAGATAGACCCAAAAACTCATTTAAGAGCTACTCCTTCTTGTCCCGGAGAGCCTATACTTTTTGTAAAAGGTACAGCACCAGAAACAACTTGTCAAAACGTTTCCTTGCCGGTTCTTCAAAGTTTAAACCCAAATCAACCTCAAAACCCAGGAAGTCCTTTGCAACCTTTAAACAACAATTCCTCACAATCACAATTCGCACAGCCCAATTCCCAACCATCTCAGGGCACTGCATCACCTGCTAAGCCTTCAACAAATCCTAGCTCAAAAAATCCAAACAGTATATTACCTAAGATAATACAAGAAATAAACAAAGAGACTAATAAAATAGATAACGAAACAAAAAATATAGATAAGGAGTTAAACAATGCTCGCTAA
- the hisF gene encoding imidazole glycerol phosphate synthase subunit HisF: MLAKRIIPCLDIKDGRVVKGINFVDLKDAGDPVENAIVYEEQKADEIVFLDITASYENRDTVVDLAKRVAQNIFTPFTIGGGIRTLDDIRKLLEAGADKVSINSAAVKNPQLIYESARKFGSQCIVVAIDAKHAEDDTWHVYINGGRVNTHLNAIEWAKQVESLGAGEILLTSIDKDGTRSGYDIKLTNLISKAVNIPVIASGGAGRKEHFLEAFKLTEASACLAASIFHFKEISIPELKAYLKENNVHVRV, encoded by the coding sequence ATGCTCGCTAAGAGGATTATACCGTGTCTTGATATAAAAGATGGTAGGGTGGTAAAAGGTATAAACTTTGTAGATTTAAAAGATGCTGGGGACCCAGTGGAAAATGCAATTGTTTATGAAGAGCAAAAAGCTGATGAAATAGTGTTTTTAGATATAACAGCCTCTTACGAAAATAGAGATACGGTGGTAGATTTGGCAAAAAGAGTAGCTCAAAATATCTTCACCCCTTTTACCATAGGAGGCGGGATAAGAACCTTAGATGATATAAGAAAACTTCTAGAAGCCGGTGCCGATAAAGTATCTATAAACTCAGCTGCCGTTAAAAACCCTCAGCTTATCTACGAGAGTGCAAGAAAGTTTGGCTCTCAGTGCATAGTGGTGGCGATAGACGCAAAACATGCAGAAGATGATACTTGGCATGTTTACATAAACGGTGGTAGAGTAAATACACATTTAAACGCTATAGAATGGGCTAAACAAGTAGAATCTCTTGGGGCTGGTGAGATTCTTCTAACATCTATAGATAAAGACGGTACAAGATCAGGCTACGATATAAAACTAACAAATCTTATATCAAAAGCTGTAAATATACCAGTTATAGCCTCTGGTGGGGCTGGTAGAAAAGAGCATTTCTTAGAAGCTTTTAAGCTAACTGAAGCAAGCGCTTGCTTAGCGGCTTCTATATTTCACTTTAAAGAAATATCTATACCAGAGTTAAAGGCTTATTTGAAAGAAAATAACGTGCATGTTAGAGTATAA
- a CDS encoding PH domain-containing protein has protein sequence MEKNHSIVSLAFGILLVYWLLVITINAIKIKLGNKEKLIQKYLTEDEHIIVEGEMVYIKEIIKATLIGVIGLIISILVLVAKDISLFFLVFLYALSFSLSMLIKPYVLKKTTKLFITNKRLILAYGTWGNNVIDYSLDKISNIVLKQSLLGRIFGFSKIAIISTSGAELKIWNRELELKNAEEFIKAFVSMRT, from the coding sequence ATGGAAAAAAATCATTCAATAGTGTCTTTGGCCTTTGGCATACTTTTAGTATATTGGCTTTTAGTAATAACAATAAATGCTATAAAAATAAAATTAGGAAATAAAGAAAAACTAATTCAAAAATACCTAACCGAGGATGAACATATAATAGTAGAAGGAGAGATGGTATACATAAAGGAAATCATCAAAGCCACATTGATAGGTGTAATCGGTCTTATAATAAGCATATTGGTATTAGTTGCCAAAGATATAAGCCTATTCTTCTTGGTATTTTTATACGCTTTAAGCTTTAGCTTATCTATGTTGATAAAGCCTTATGTTTTAAAGAAAACCACAAAGCTTTTTATCACAAACAAAAGACTCATTTTAGCTTATGGGACTTGGGGCAACAACGTAATCGATTATAGCCTTGATAAAATATCAAACATAGTGTTAAAACAAAGCCTTTTAGGTAGAATCTTTGGCTTTTCAAAAATTGCTATAATAAGCACATCTGGAGCAGAATTAAAAATCTGGAATAGAGAACTCGAATTAAAAAACGCTGAAGAGTTTATAAAAGCTTTTGTATCAATGAGAACGTAG
- a CDS encoding CopD family protein codes for MNVFILFIHITFACLWVGGMLFMVFVSSPYIRRTPFKDEAFQNIGKRFSNIGTLIGLPTLFITGLLNMHFLSVPYTSLLHPESLYQKTLQIKIHTFFLVVLISILHDFYFSPKAKNSKKYAKITRILGILNLILSLGIVFLASALRYNM; via the coding sequence ATGAATGTTTTTATACTTTTTATACATATAACATTTGCTTGCTTGTGGGTAGGTGGTATGCTATTTATGGTGTTTGTATCTTCTCCTTATATAAGAAGAACCCCTTTCAAAGATGAAGCTTTTCAAAACATAGGAAAAAGATTTAGCAACATAGGTACTCTAATAGGTCTTCCGACGCTTTTCATAACAGGTCTTTTAAACATGCATTTTTTATCAGTACCTTATACTTCATTACTCCATCCGGAGTCACTATATCAAAAAACGCTTCAAATTAAAATCCATACTTTCTTTTTGGTGGTGTTGATATCAATTCTTCATGATTTTTATTTTAGTCCAAAAGCCAAAAACTCTAAAAAATATGCAAAAATAACAAGAATACTAGGTATATTAAATTTAATTTTAAGTCTTGGTATAGTTTTTCTAGCAAGCGCTTTGAGATATAACATGTGA
- the rplI gene encoding 50S ribosomal protein L9 — MKVILLEELEGRGSFGDIITVRDGFANNYLIPRKLALPATEGNIKHIQSILSQKARKLEKIRAQAQELAKKLDGAEITIRKPVGQNGKLFGAITTSDIAKALNEKGFNVDKKQIIISSPIKNLGLYTVKVRLHNDIYASVKVNVQEESK, encoded by the coding sequence ATGAAGGTGATTCTTTTAGAAGAATTGGAAGGACGTGGAAGCTTTGGAGATATCATAACTGTAAGAGATGGTTTTGCCAACAACTACCTAATACCAAGGAAACTGGCATTGCCAGCCACAGAGGGCAACATAAAACATATCCAAAGCATACTTTCCCAAAAAGCCAGAAAACTTGAAAAAATAAGAGCTCAAGCTCAAGAGTTAGCCAAAAAGCTCGATGGTGCAGAAATAACCATTAGAAAACCGGTAGGTCAAAATGGTAAACTCTTTGGTGCTATAACCACTTCAGACATCGCCAAAGCTCTTAACGAAAAAGGCTTTAACGTAGACAAAAAGCAGATCATAATAAGTTCACCCATTAAAAACTTAGGTTTATATACCGTAAAAGTTAGACTACACAACGACATATACGCTAGTGTAAAAGTAAATGTTCAAGAAGAATCAAAATAA
- the rpsR gene encoding 30S ribosomal protein S18, translated as MMETKMKKAKVCKFCMEKRDPNYKNYNELREFMSEHGKILPRRMTFVCAKHQRKLANEIKRARQLALLPYVVV; from the coding sequence ATGATGGAAACTAAGATGAAAAAAGCTAAAGTTTGCAAGTTTTGCATGGAAAAAAGAGATCCAAACTACAAAAACTACAACGAACTAAGAGAGTTTATGTCTGAGCATGGCAAAATTCTTCCAAGAAGAATGACTTTCGTATGTGCCAAACATCAAAGAAAGCTAGCCAATGAAATAAAAAGGGCTAGACAGCTTGCTTTGCTACCTTACGTAGTAGTATAA
- the ssb gene encoding single-stranded DNA-binding protein, with the protein MINKVILIGRLTKDPELRILPSGNKTIDISIAYNRSYRVNNEWKEEAHYFDVKAYGALADRLSTQISKGYMILVEGRLAQDRWTSQDGKNMSKVSIVAESVKIISRPQGAQNKPSTQEDLSYGFYNDEDINGIENIRSDIEKSLEDDDDVPF; encoded by the coding sequence ATGATAAACAAAGTTATTTTGATAGGTAGACTGACAAAAGACCCAGAACTAAGGATACTTCCGTCTGGCAACAAGACAATTGATATATCCATAGCCTACAACAGAAGCTACAGAGTAAATAACGAGTGGAAAGAAGAAGCTCACTATTTTGATGTAAAAGCTTATGGAGCGTTGGCTGATAGGCTATCTACACAAATATCAAAAGGTTATATGATACTTGTAGAAGGAAGACTCGCTCAAGATAGGTGGACTTCTCAAGATGGTAAAAATATGTCTAAAGTAAGCATAGTAGCCGAAAGCGTTAAGATAATTTCAAGACCACAAGGAGCACAAAATAAACCTTCTACGCAAGAAGATTTGTCTTATGGCTTTTACAATGATGAAGATATAAACGGTATAGAAAATATTAGGTCTGACATAGAAAAAAGCTTAGAAGACGATGATGACGTACCATTTTAA
- the rpsF gene encoding 30S ribosomal protein S6 yields the protein MSSKHYRAQRMYESVVVFKPTLTEDEYNTKLNEVKDFIAKKGGNIVHEEDWGTKNLAYKISGFGHGRYHFFKIFSTNPQLPNDLDFYYKINEDVIRWLNILSKETNEEKVSQ from the coding sequence ATGAGCTCAAAACATTATCGTGCACAGAGGATGTACGAAAGTGTGGTGGTGTTTAAACCCACACTTACCGAGGATGAGTACAATACAAAGCTAAATGAAGTGAAAGACTTCATAGCCAAAAAAGGTGGAAATATTGTCCATGAAGAAGATTGGGGTACTAAAAATTTGGCCTATAAAATAAGTGGATTTGGGCATGGAAGATACCACTTCTTCAAAATATTTTCTACTAATCCACAACTACCAAACGACCTTGATTTTTACTACAAGATAAACGAAGATGTTATAAGATGGTTAAACATACTATCCAAAGAAACCAATGAGGAAAAAGTTTCTCAATAA
- a CDS encoding ATP-binding protein, translated as MKLLPIGIQTFKDIIEGGFYYVDKTHFIPKLTSKYYFLSRPRRFGKSLFLDTLKEAFSGNKELFKGLYLYDNWDWNKKYPVLKISLGRGVNRSSEDLMINLEEIFLNIQQDHNLKLSYKTPRGKLEETIKILSDRHNHQVVVLIDEYDKPILDAIENIEVARENREILKDFYSVLKDADPYLKLVFLTGVSRFSKVSIFSGLNQLNDITIDPSFATVCGYTQSELESVFEDRLKDFDKEKIKVWYNGYAWLGESVYNPFDILLLFDKKMFKPYWFETGTPTFLIKMFMKNRYYIPELENLEVGEEILSNLDVDNIRIENLLFQSGYLTIKEFKTKGNKNLYTLSFPNLEVKMSFNDFFLGYVIENLSLKDKTEIGLIEAFENRQVEKLKDILHRFFASIPHDWYRKNDIDSYEGFYASIVYALFNGAGLNVIAEDNTNKGQIDLSVLSDDSVYIIEFKVVEDKEEGVALKQIKEKKYYEKYMGKYNEIYLIGIEFSKKDKNIVGFEWEKV; from the coding sequence ATGAAGCTTTTACCAATAGGCATACAAACCTTCAAAGATATCATAGAAGGCGGTTTTTACTATGTGGATAAAACACATTTTATACCAAAGCTAACTAGCAAATATTACTTTCTATCACGTCCAAGAAGGTTTGGTAAATCTCTTTTTCTTGATACATTAAAAGAAGCTTTTTCTGGCAACAAAGAATTATTTAAAGGGCTCTATCTATACGATAATTGGGATTGGAATAAGAAATATCCAGTGTTAAAAATAAGCCTTGGAAGAGGGGTAAATAGAAGCTCAGAAGATTTAATGATAAACTTAGAAGAGATATTTTTAAATATCCAACAAGATCACAACCTAAAACTTAGCTACAAAACACCAAGAGGTAAATTAGAAGAAACAATAAAGATATTATCAGACAGGCACAACCATCAGGTAGTAGTACTCATAGATGAGTACGACAAACCAATATTGGATGCGATAGAGAATATAGAAGTAGCAAGAGAAAATAGAGAAATATTGAAAGATTTTTATTCGGTGTTAAAAGATGCTGATCCCTATCTTAAACTTGTATTTCTTACAGGAGTATCAAGGTTTTCAAAGGTATCAATCTTTAGTGGATTAAACCAGCTAAACGATATTACCATAGACCCAAGCTTTGCCACTGTTTGCGGATATACCCAATCTGAGCTTGAAAGTGTGTTTGAAGACAGATTAAAGGATTTTGATAAAGAAAAGATAAAAGTCTGGTACAACGGCTACGCTTGGCTTGGAGAGAGTGTTTACAATCCTTTTGATATATTGCTTTTGTTTGATAAGAAAATGTTTAAACCTTACTGGTTTGAGACAGGGACACCTACATTCCTTATTAAGATGTTTATGAAAAACAGATACTACATCCCAGAGCTTGAAAACCTTGAAGTAGGAGAAGAGATATTATCAAACCTTGATGTGGATAATATAAGAATAGAAAATCTTTTGTTTCAATCAGGATATCTTACGATAAAAGAGTTTAAAACAAAAGGCAACAAAAACTTATACACACTATCTTTTCCAAACCTTGAAGTAAAAATGAGCTTTAACGACTTTTTCTTAGGCTATGTGATAGAAAATCTTTCTTTAAAAGATAAAACTGAAATAGGTCTAATAGAGGCTTTTGAGAATAGACAAGTAGAAAAATTAAAAGACATCTTACATAGATTTTTTGCAAGCATTCCACATGATTGGTATAGGAAAAACGATATAGATTCCTATGAAGGTTTTTATGCATCTATTGTATATGCACTTTTTAACGGAGCAGGGCTAAACGTAATAGCAGAAGACAACACCAACAAGGGGCAAATAGATTTAAGTGTACTAAGTGATGACAGCGTTTATATAATAGAGTTTAAAGTGGTAGAAGACAAAGAAGAAGGCGTTGCTTTAAAACAGATAAAAGAAAAAAAGTATTATGAGAAGTATATGGGCAAATATAATGAGATATACCTAATAGGGATAGAGTTTAGCAAGAAAGATAAAAACATTGTTGGCTTTGAGTGGGAGAAAGTATAA
- a CDS encoding FtsX-like permease family protein produces MRFKALKIAIRYLLSFKGSTFIISLISFFGIVISTAGILLTNGVFEGFQDNLRIKLLGSMPNIILTYVGDDSKADIPKVLGILEKNKKDIKMFSYFKIYHGAIQRGSYISAVNIDAMDFGNTKNLGFFANKIKGSLDKKGVIVGKDLAAMLGVSKGDYVSIISPVGVQTPFGYMPKVQNLPVVGTLNSGIFDIDYSTVLMDNSVADKLFVNNPPTRVVEINLKNPFYAPSFAKSLKPLIGEKFVITTWIDMNKPLFEALQTEERGIFFVLTLMIVVASFNITSLLFIKVKEKLRDIAIFRVYGEPKSFIMVIILIQGLLLSLSGFLVGVLVSFVLEFFINKFKLIHVQKSIYLMSYVPVSISFKDVMEVFLLVIFLSLVAAFIPSYHAVKENIVRILRND; encoded by the coding sequence GTGAGATTTAAAGCATTAAAGATAGCGATAAGATATTTACTCAGTTTTAAAGGAAGTACATTTATTATAAGCTTGATATCGTTTTTTGGGATTGTGATAAGCACCGCTGGGATACTTCTTACAAACGGCGTTTTTGAAGGATTTCAAGACAATCTTAGAATTAAGCTTTTGGGGTCTATGCCAAATATTATACTTACATACGTAGGAGATGATTCTAAGGCCGATATACCTAAAGTTTTGGGGATTTTAGAAAAAAACAAAAAAGATATAAAGATGTTTTCATATTTCAAGATATATCACGGGGCTATTCAAAGGGGCTCTTATATAAGTGCTGTCAATATAGATGCTATGGATTTTGGCAACACTAAAAATTTGGGTTTTTTTGCAAACAAGATAAAAGGTTCTTTGGATAAAAAAGGTGTGATAGTAGGTAAAGATTTGGCTGCTATGCTTGGGGTGTCAAAAGGTGATTATGTTAGTATCATATCGCCTGTGGGTGTACAAACGCCTTTTGGATACATGCCAAAGGTTCAAAACTTGCCTGTGGTGGGTACTCTTAACAGTGGTATATTTGATATAGATTATTCTACCGTGCTTATGGATAACAGTGTTGCAGACAAGCTTTTTGTAAATAATCCGCCCACAAGAGTCGTTGAGATAAATTTAAAAAATCCTTTTTATGCTCCTTCTTTTGCTAAAAGCCTAAAACCGCTCATTGGAGAAAAATTTGTTATAACCACTTGGATAGATATGAATAAACCGCTTTTTGAAGCTCTTCAAACCGAAGAAAGAGGTATATTTTTTGTACTTACTCTCATGATAGTAGTGGCATCTTTTAATATTACAAGCCTTCTTTTTATAAAAGTAAAAGAAAAGCTAAGAGATATAGCCATATTTAGAGTTTACGGAGAACCAAAATCTTTTATCATGGTTATAATACTTATACAAGGGCTTTTACTCAGCCTTAGTGGGTTTTTGGTGGGTGTTTTGGTGTCTTTTGTTTTGGAGTTTTTCATAAACAAATTTAAACTAATACATGTCCAAAAAAGCATATACCTTATGTCTTATGTGCCAGTTTCTATATCTTTTAAAGATGTGATGGAGGTCTTTTTGTTGGTGATATTTTTAAGCCTTGTGGCAGCTTTTATACCCTCTTATCACGCTGTAAAAGAAAACATAGTAAGGATACTAAGAAATGACTGA
- a CDS encoding ABC transporter ATP-binding protein — protein sequence MTDGVIELKNVSKIYKDKPVVEGLNLSIKKGEFVGIMGPSGSGKSTTLHIIGGIETPSSGDVNILGVWYAKDGKVLNEKAVSKLRKKYISFIFQFYYLLEDFDVLENVSLFGDKKKAIELLSFLRLDHRLNYKPYELSGGEQQRVAIARALVREPKILIADEPTGNLDHKESHKIFSLLKSLNKESNITIIVATHNEELKPFFDRVIYLG from the coding sequence ATGACTGACGGCGTGATAGAACTAAAAAACGTATCAAAGATATACAAAGATAAGCCTGTAGTTGAAGGCTTAAACCTTTCTATAAAAAAAGGTGAGTTTGTAGGTATAATGGGACCCTCTGGTTCTGGTAAATCTACAACCCTTCATATAATAGGTGGTATAGAAACCCCTTCTTCTGGTGATGTAAATATACTTGGTGTTTGGTATGCAAAAGACGGAAAAGTACTAAACGAAAAAGCTGTGTCAAAGCTTAGGAAAAAATACATTTCTTTTATATTTCAATTTTATTATCTTTTAGAAGATTTTGATGTGCTTGAAAATGTATCTTTGTTTGGAGATAAGAAAAAAGCCATAGAGCTTCTTAGCTTTCTTAGATTGGACCACAGACTAAACTACAAACCTTACGAACTCTCCGGCGGTGAACAGCAAAGGGTAGCTATAGCAAGAGCCCTTGTAAGAGAACCTAAAATCCTCATAGCTGATGAACCCACTGGAAACCTTGATCACAAAGAATCTCATAAAATTTTTTCTTTGTTAAAATCCCTAAACAAAGAATCAAATATAACTATAATTGTAGCTACCCACAACGAAGAACTAAAACCCTTTTTTGATAGAGTTATATATCTTGGATAA
- a CDS encoding outer membrane protein transport protein: MKKRLLVLAVFTGLIGVWQTGAFATNGDDLIGVTPNSEAMGGIGVGMPVGSVDSVFRNPAWMSVARSNKVQFGGMLFMPSVKAENNSASADSDANLFLVPEVGIVDKINDKLVFGIGAFGVSGMGTDYTSQNPDYFYNMRTTLQFMRIIPALSYQINPMISVGAGIDFAYGSLDMNATMPNDCGLVPTPQGPVFNCTSEASYGGGQSSALGIGGQLGIAFNFGNFVYAGLNYESPISMTYRHVFDFQGASMGKFSGSFQDLKLEQPQELAFGVGVAPTDKWNVGADVRWINWSNADGYKEFGWEDQWVFALGTSYKVTPKLTLRAGFNYARSPIRSNSFGTNMNPPSTSISGGQFNQYDIDLFNLYGFPAITEEAVTVGGSYQFTNTFGVSLAYEHDFQHSVTDSGQCYNGQPLTSQDPYSPCSIGAKNAEDALSVALEWRF; the protein is encoded by the coding sequence ATGAAAAAGAGGCTTCTTGTTTTGGCGGTGTTTACAGGTTTAATTGGAGTATGGCAAACAGGCGCTTTTGCCACAAACGGCGATGATCTTATAGGCGTTACACCAAACTCAGAGGCAATGGGTGGCATAGGTGTTGGTATGCCTGTGGGTTCTGTGGACTCTGTCTTTAGAAACCCAGCTTGGATGAGCGTAGCAAGATCAAACAAAGTTCAGTTTGGCGGTATGCTTTTTATGCCAAGCGTAAAAGCTGAAAACAATAGTGCTTCTGCGGATAGCGACGCAAACCTCTTTTTAGTGCCAGAGGTAGGTATAGTAGATAAGATAAACGATAAACTTGTATTTGGTATAGGTGCTTTTGGTGTATCTGGTATGGGTACAGATTACACCAGTCAAAATCCGGATTATTTCTACAACATGAGAACAACGCTTCAATTTATGCGTATAATACCAGCTTTATCTTACCAGATAAACCCAATGATAAGCGTAGGTGCCGGTATAGATTTTGCCTACGGATCTCTTGATATGAACGCTACTATGCCAAATGACTGTGGGCTTGTTCCAACCCCTCAAGGTCCAGTTTTCAATTGTACCAGCGAAGCATCTTACGGTGGAGGTCAAAGTTCGGCACTTGGTATAGGCGGTCAGCTTGGTATAGCTTTTAACTTTGGGAATTTTGTATACGCTGGTTTAAACTACGAATCACCTATATCTATGACATATAGACATGTATTTGATTTTCAAGGAGCATCTATGGGTAAATTTAGCGGGAGTTTCCAAGACCTTAAGCTTGAACAACCCCAAGAGCTTGCCTTTGGTGTAGGTGTAGCACCCACTGACAAATGGAACGTAGGCGCTGATGTTAGATGGATAAACTGGTCAAATGCCGATGGCTACAAAGAGTTTGGTTGGGAAGACCAATGGGTATTTGCTCTTGGTACATCTTACAAAGTAACACCAAAACTCACACTAAGAGCTGGTTTTAACTATGCAAGAAGCCCTATAAGAAGCAATAGTTTCGGAACAAACATGAATCCGCCATCTACTTCTATAAGTGGGGGACAGTTTAATCAATATGATATAGACCTCTTCAATCTATACGGATTCCCAGCTATTACAGAAGAAGCGGTTACGGTTGGTGGAAGCTATCAGTTTACAAACACCTTTGGCGTATCGCTTGCTTATGAGCATGATTTCCAACATAGCGTAACAGATAGTGGACAGTGTTATAATGGTCAACCTCTTACATCTCAAGATCCTTACAGTCCATGCTCTATAGGTGCAAAAAATGCAGAAGATGCTCTAAGCGTAGCTCTTGAATGGAGATTTTGA